One Thamnophis elegans isolate rThaEle1 chromosome 2, rThaEle1.pri, whole genome shotgun sequence genomic window, caaccctgagccggtgagatttgaaccgccgaactgcagaactgcagtccgctgaagtagcctgcagtgctgcactctaaccactgcgccacctcggctcttagcttACTCTATTGGTATATTTCTGTATTTGGGATATAGGGTGAGTAGTTTCCCACCTCTATAGGGAAATCCTACAAATAATCGTGCATGGAGAAAGATGACAAGAAATTCAGCAATTATTAAAAATTACACTCATGGTAGCAAAGGTATAGAATCAATTTACCAGcaaaatatacagtatgtcttGTTAAAATTAGTATTGGCATTACCCTTATATTGTATTAAGGTGgtaggctgaaccaaagtaggcctcaagcctgaaccaaactagggtttcatgagattaagctttaactgttcacatagaaattgcaaggtttgcttttagtgcggttagacacgggttagaaggaagtctgcacatgaaatatgctgaagtaaaacatctattttagcccatcttctggcttggctgttaatctgtttggtagacacgtattgttagttcctcaaaatacgagctatgcatgtccgttagctgacccatgtattatgacatcctgtagacatactttctgtaactcaagggcaaatcttgaggggtgtttccaaaactaacagatggctttagctgaaagtgataaactatataaggaagttcttGAATTTCACTcagtgttcaggccatttattctttgctatgaacctgcgcaaataaacgtttccttctctgaagagctggcttgtgtgtcctGTCATTTTCTACAACAGTATAATAAAGGAGATTAAGAAGCACTGTTTGGAAAGTGGGGGTAGCAATCCAAACCTACCTCTTAAAAGCAACTCCTCCTACAGTACAGCCAACAACACTTTGTCAAGCAcacattcttctaggagggagtTCCATCCTTGAGCCCCACATGCTCCCCCCTGCAAAGACCCCTTTACGTACAATCAAGGCTCTGGTACTTGAGGAGAGCTGCCAGATGCCGATCTTCTTCAGCTTCCTGTACAAGTGGAATACTTAAGTTTGCTCTTGCCTGCAAAGCAaggtcttttttctcttcttcttggagaactttcttctcttcctatgAGAAGGGAAAGAGGACAGAGGCAGCATGACACATGAGGCGCACTCATTACTGCCATGAAGCCGGAACAGAAGAAAACAGGTTTGAAAAATACAATAGAGGGGAACAGTGACATCTTTTTAAATACTACCTCCAAAGAGCCCAGCTGTCCCAAAGACGTTTAAGAAAATTAAAGTAAGAACAAGTCCACAACTTTAATCCAAGATTTTCATTTTCAATCTTTAGCTTGGTTATTTGTACAGTAGTTACTACAATTATGACTTCCTATATAAAAATTGGttgttatatactgtatatactcgagtataagcctagtttttcagtccactttttgggctgaaaaaagccgcctcggcttatactcgagtcagtgaaaaatttgcccgaaatggaggagaaaaaggggcagggccatgccgctgggtgacactcgtgaatggcccagtgcccctgtgagtttcccctccctctgtgtcagtttgccgcgcagcgcgcaccgcaccatcccccctcctcacgttctaatgtaatgcagggctgtcttacgattccccttcctccccctcctgccgctctgcaacgatgtcccacctcctccttgttatggcaagcagccacatagcgatgtcccacctcctctggtacagtgatccaatgataggaatcactgtgccgtgtgtcataggaggcgggacatcgctcccgcggctgcacgggacatcatcatcacagcgggacatcagcatcatgaggtgagtgaagtatttcattgaatacaccgctagtttactgtttttctttgaaataaatattcaaaaacattattggtatctatttttatttttgaaatttaccggtagctgctgcatttcccaccctaggcttatactcgagtcaataacttttccagttttttgtggtaaaattaggtgcctcggcttatattcgggtcggcctatactcgagtatatacggtaagtggcTTATGTAATAGAACAATAGTATAACATAAAATCCTGCTACCATGAATTTGAAAATACTGCGATTACACTTCTATTACAAGTGAAGAAAAAGTGCtccatagaaaataaaatgtgggtttttaaaaaagcttttgaaaGAAGAAACAGGATAGAGATAAGATGGAAAAATGAATACAGAAACAATTttagatggctaaaatatcggcatatcttaaagatcactcaaatgagagatataaacgagactggaaaaaatggattgactatatacaaaataaatacgggaccaagaaattccagttagcctctgcttaagatcaggaatgatttaaatggtttaaagttagcttagcaagaagaagctaaggtcaatgtagagatgtcattaatttctttatttcttttttctcaatagattttagactgtgtttgttaaaaatccataccgtgtacgggttctgggaagtcgagggggggaaggaggagggcggttgggggggagggtggagggagggaggggtatacattaggctagacaagaatttggtggtaaactagaactattttgacaccaaaaaaaaaaaaaaaatgtactccgatgtctcactgattgaggaatgatgaaatgtttgttttaaaagaaaataaaacttttgaaaagaagaaacaattctttttttaaaaaaagagatctaCAATCATAATGGGAAATGATAATGTTGAAAAGTtttatcagatttttaaaaaagaaaaaatgtattatGACTTGAAATGCAATTGCAgttgttctattctgttttcatttGCTGAACTTTAGAAACATCATTCTAGGAATATTCAAAGgaatccttctccctccctctacccatcttctccctccctctaccctCTTCCCATCATTTACCCTGAACTTCCGCCGAAGGCGGCTGTTGAGCGCGAAATCATCCTTCCAGGCACTTTGAGCCTCTTGGATATTCTGGAGCGTAGGGAGGGCTCGCTGAAGCTTGCTCTGATCCTGTGTGCCGTGCTCCAATCGGTACATAGGATCTGTCTCCAGCTTCTGCTTTTCCTCGTGGGCTAAGAATCAGACACATACATCAAGCCAGGCCCAGTTAAAGAAATGTTCAAGGATGCTACTGGTCCCAAAACACACACCTGTGGCCATTACTTGTTCACTGGCTTCAGCATCCCAGCGCTCTTCCTTGCGCCGGGCACCACTGACAATGACATAGTCACAGCTGGCAGGATCAGTCTGCATCTCAATGTAGTTGGGGCAAAGGTGGCACTTCATACGGAACCTGTAAAGCCAAATGCAATGGAGCAAGAAGGGGAATGAGGGCACCAGGTCTGAGGCTGCGAATGCCAGAAACACCCGAAGCCACCCTCTTGCCTTCATGCcaaatctctttcttttttcatgcAAGCCCAATGACCCAAGGAGAGATCTGCCTTTGCTCTGAATTACTGACCACtcaatctaaagcagtgtttctcaaccttggcaacttagatttagatttagaaggtttatttatatgccgcccttttctctggggggactcagggcggctcacaatccaaaggaaagtggggaaaacagactttttatatataagacaatacataattaaaacacaacattcataccattcgggcatgttacaatcttagccccaggcctgacaggatagccagattctgagggctgtgcggaaggtctggagggtggtgagggtacgaatctccacggggagatcgttccacagggtcggagctgccaccgagaaggctctcctccgcatagttgccagttgacattgaccggcagatgggactcggaggaggcctaatcgatgagatctaataggtcgtgtggaggtaattggcagtaggcagtctctcaagtacccagatccactaccatggagggctttatgggtgacaagtagcaccttgaagcgtatccggagatcgacaggtagccagtgcagctcgcggaggataggtgttatgtgggtgaagcgaggtgcacccacaatcgctcgcgcggctgcattctggactagctgaagtcgccgaatactcctcaagggcagccccatgtagagcacattgcagtattccagcctagaggtcacaagggcacgagtgactgctgtgagggcctcccggttcaggtaggggcgcaactggtgcaccaggcgaacctgggcaaatgcccccctggtcacagctgacaaatggtgttcaaaagtcagctgtgggtccaggaggactcccaagttgcggaccctgtctgaggggtgtaatgtttgaccccccagcctgagaggtggaatacttgccggattggtgggagggaaacacaacagccactcggtcttatctgggttgagcatgagtttgttagccctcatccagtccctaacagcttcaagtccctggttcatcacgtccaccgcattcgctggctggggaattctgggagttgaagtcaggacatcttcaagttgtcaaggttgagaaacactgatctaaaggaaTTCAGCAGTCAGAACTCAACTTTTTAATGAAACTGTGGATTTAGGAATGGCCTCAAAGTACATTCCAGCAGTACATTGTGACATTTTGGTTACTAGATGGAGACTGCGCAAGTTTTGGCTCTGGCATGTAGCTTTGTGCGTCTTGTATGTTTAATAGATGTGGATTTACGTATCACAAATCAAATCATGCAGAGTTGCATAAATTAGCTAGGTTCTAAGAATTTGTCCTTTCTTGGATTACCATTGAGAAAGTTAAATGAAAAATGCTagcacagaatagcaatagcagttagacttatataccgcttcatagggctttcagccctctctaagcggtttagagtcagcatatcgcccccaacaacaatccgggtcctcattttacccacctcggaaggatggaaggctgagtcaaccctgagccggtgagatttgaactgcagaactagcagtcagctgaagtagcctgcagtactgcactctaaccactgcgccacctcggctctttataacATAGCCTGACCAGGAGTCTTTTCCATCTGCTGGACCGATCCTTTCCAACTCCCCACTAGGGCACTTTCCACCAAACGATCAATGACAATAGTATCTTCTGCCTTCAGAGTACCCACCTGAAAATAGGAGTGGTGTAATAATTACCGAccttcttcttctctgcattATAGCGAACACCTGCAGAAACAAGTGGAAGAAAGGACATCTCACCTTTGTATAAGCTATTTATAGGCCACAAACTCTGCTTGGAAACCGACTAACGAATCACTGAATGTGTTTTAAACTACCATATCCACTCTTTAAAACATTACACCATAATAGGCCTTTAGGAACTCTGCCTTGTTACACCTAGGAACAAGTCCAATTTCCTTAAATTTGGAAACATCTGAGAGGTCAGACCACAACCCTCCGCTAGTATGCCTCATTCCCTGTATTCCAGAGGATATAGGAAAAAACAAGTTTGGTCAGAACAAGATTCAGGGAGGCCAAATCCACCAACCCATTCAGAACTGAATTCAAGCCCTTGAATTCTATTCCTCCTGTTCTAACATTTTACATTTAGCAACATGATTATTACTGAGTTCTTATTACATAAGCTGGAATGCTACCTAATTCACTCGAGATTAATAACCGAATTTGGGGGTCTGGGGGGATTTCTTTCTGAAGTAATAATCGAAAAGGGATATACACATTTGAATAATATCAATCAAATCTATTGGCTGAAATACTGATAAAAAGAGAGGCTTTAGTGATTATAAAGTGTTCTCATCAGTTTTGGCAAACAGGCAAAAAGGTTTTTAGGCAAGTTTATTCATGAAGATCAATGTGCGTTTTACCGAAAAGGCAGCAAAAAGTTAATGTGGGAACTGTTATATGTAGTAGAATACATACAACAGAATGATGAAAAACAAGTTGCATTAATTTTTTTAGATGCTCTTGACATTTTGAACTAGTTCTTCTTGTTTAAAGTCCTGGAAGAATTAAACTATGGTGAGAATTTTCTTCATGGAATCAAatcaatatatacagtatataggttAGAGTCCTAAACACCGAAGAGAAAAATGATCACGAAGAAATCAAATCTGTTGACATCGATGGTGaatggtttgtgtctggaaatggaaagagtggaatacggaAAGAGGAGTTAGATGGatgggaactctaccccagatggcaagacatagaagaagaaaaaacaaaagaatttatagatttaaagagagaaatgttatcagtaacatcattgataacaccacaGATAATTAAACATAAGCTgatcaaggaaacagaagaaggctaTCAAAATTATATAAGGGACTTAATAAGCAATGAACTGTAAAGAGGAGTTCATggaaatttgattaaggagatgattagaggactgataccacaaatggcagaagacatgagattgttttgctactggaaagatacaggttgatagatgaaagtgtataatctaaaactagttaaacttagtgaaatttagtgacaatagatatagttaaataaataattgataacgataataatgtatacatatgtattgctatgataagtaataattggatatgaatattgaatggtagctatgaaaggaagattagaaatttgtTGGTTTTATAtgaaggttaataaaaaagaactaagttaaatttagttaagttttgattattaggtggaaaaatgttatgataaaggatatagtcaaataaaggagggataatgataacgtatatatatgtatgggtacaacataaggaaattggatgtaaattgtaaacagtgatttggaaaggaggattagaaatttttgttactaaatattatggatgtttagccagaataggccataaggatttagtgtttattggaggatattagaaatagcaaatgaaatgccagtatgtggttatgttttaaatcttggtatattttatgatgaaggatgtttaaacaattatagtcaaattaaaatgGAGGTATGaggatggtaatatgtataaatatatctgagttaaaatacttgagctagtatgaattatgcttgatgactgtggaagagatgcacgaaagtcttttgaaaccaactgatacactttctacagtatgtaaaggaggaggattctttgtgttgtgtttgttttgaaaataaaaaattaaataaaaatttaaaaaacgaaacagaattaaatataaattccGGCAGGACGCTAAAGAAAGAGTAGGTTTGGGAGTATCgtgtttgaaattatattttaagcTTGTTGTTTAGTTTGGATGAAAGAGGAGGTGACTTTAAGAAATAAGAGGTTATTGCAATTGGAAGAGTATGATTTAGCATTTGGATGACAAAACTATTTGTGGGATGACAAAGTTAAGGTTAATGTAGATTTCAAAAACCATTTTTTGACATGCCATAATGAGAATTTAGAATAGATATAAGGCAGAACTATTTTATAAAATCTCTTTAAAGTTGTTACCCCAAGAAGCCTTTTAAGAAGGGAAATTACAGTTATAAACAAAAATGATTAACTTATGCTAACttgattttttaaagtttaacttAAAATGAGAAAACTTGGAGCTGGGAAGGTTTTACTATTAGTATTTTTACATTCAGCTAATGGAAAGATTTAAGTTGGATAAAAGGAATTATGAATATGAAAAGGGTAACACTGAATTTGATGTAGAGCTCCCTGCAAATGataaacatattattattattaggaacTCTCGCTGAATTATTAATTCTCACTGAATTATTAACTCTTAACTGAAAATGGAAACTGAGGACAAacaagttaaagactgtatgataaaatgggcaaaaaaattaaaacacagtTGGGCTAATGAGAGAGTAAGGTTGAAATTTACATTGAATTACAAGCTTAAGAGAACGTTTATAAACTGATTGTTGGTACAAGACACTGGATAAATCGTCAAAAATCTGTAAGGGAATTTCAAATATTGTTTGGAAATCTAATCAAACTGAGTGATGTGTATCACTTTACATTAACTACTAAATGGTGGTCACACAGTAATAGTTTTTTCTCCTGCATGTAACTCCAATCACTACCTATAAACTGGACTGTTTTGAGGGATATATCCATACTTACCCATCCCAATGTGATTCTGGCAGCCATCACACCAAATATTATAGGGCATCTCAAATCTGGGAAAGAAGTGACATGTTTACGCATGTTGCAGAAACATTCAGAATTTTACTTAGTGGGAGAAAACAAGCCCTATCAGAATAGAAAGGGAACTGCTTCCGATGTTCCCTTGCTATGACTAGGATGTAGTCAACATTTCTTGCCTCCAGCAACCCAAGAGTTCTTGCTCTAAGTACAGATGTGGCTAGGTGGCCTTACCTGATGATGAGGATACCCTGGGACAGTTTACGAGCTCTTTCCCGCAACGGATGGCTATTGCGATATTTGTTAAGGGAGCCATGCTGCAAGATAGATAAAGTCGGTGTTAAGCTTCTTGTACATAAGATACTTCCATGAATCTTTATCTGGTGGACAATTAACAAGCATTTGTTGGCCgtggtattgggggggggggggggaatagccaaAAAGGCTGAAATTCCTTTTCCGTTTATGTGGATATTTCAATTATACAACTATACATAAAAACAGAATCCAGAAAGTTTAATTCtacattacatttacatttaattctattttatcttATTGAAGTGTTCTGACACCATTCAAACACTGACTCTGTATCTTAGCTTGTAAATATACCAACAGGAGGTTATCCTGCATAAGCTCTATTTGTTTAAATTCCTTGTAATGACCCAATATCCCAAGCTACTCCAACATTCCAGATGGACCTCTTACCTTGGCTGGATCAAAATCAGGTGGGTAATACTTGTtgactcctttcctttccccctgtgAGAAACCAAAGGCAAAGCCATGTTGTTTGATAGTAAATTGagcaatttgtgttttttttttaagtttttattttacacacataaacacatcaacaagaacaaacacacgacttaagacaacataggaacaagaagtcccATCATATATCacacagcagttccgtatcggtttcattgcagttagtgttttccctttctatagttagctatttataaccaaatattgtttagctCTAATGTGCTATATATACATCCAATTCCTGGtaaacattcacatggttattctttttctttgccaatcttatactattgttattccatttaagagattatagagtacagtttggattggattgtttaccatccctagcgtctgttatgacaccactttattttctctttcttttcttttctctctcccttcctcctcttccttccttccccttttttcttcccttacctctcccctactcttactctctcttccccttcctgccctctctccttctctttctctcccttcctccctcctctccttctcttactctcccttccacccacctttccttatctctttcttcttcccttacctctcctccactctcttccttccctactatctctccttctctttctctcccttccatccttctctcctttcccttccttcttccctcctttcactacttccttcctcctctcctctcctctccttccctccctttctttttctattgttatagatgtctctttcaaatctcaagtAAATTAAGCAATTTGAAGGGCACAAACATTCTCCAGACTGAGGTAGGTTAATTTATACAAATGGTACCACTACAGATTCAGCCTCCAAACTACCAAATAGGAAGCAGCCCTTTAATAAGTATTTCTCATTATTTCATTTATAGTCATCACAATCTGACAAAAGAGGCCACAAGCTTCTAGGGACTCTTGCAAATTAAGGACTAGGTCCTATTTGGCAGCATAGACAGCACCATGACAGCTACTACTGTATTTGTAGAAAAATCAAATTTCCACAAAGGCCCTGATTGTGAAATAAAGAGTTTCGTGTGAGATTGCATAAATGCTATTAAGTGTAAGCTGTAATTATATATGTTGCAAAAGGAGTTGGATCTATCCTCATGAGGTTAAAGAACGAAGGAAGAGAAATTGCAGTTGTGGATTTGATTCAAAATCCTGCATCCACTTACCATGGTGATAGTGATTTAGTCAGGCAAGAGTGATAGTCTAGGAGAAAAACTAGAGAATGTTATTTCTAGGGTTcccttgaaatgaaaaaaaaaacatcactttTGGGAGCATGCAAGCCATAGCTAGCTAGTCACAGCAAAACAACCTGCTTTTGATTCCAATATAGAATATGCAATGAATACATAATGCCATGCCTCTGAGCATTGTGAGACCTTTtgtattgcttagcaacagtCTAAATATGCAATaatgaagcttttaaaaaagttatgGCAGAGGTAGCACAAAAACTTAAATTCTGGATCTGAATTAATTCTTCTCATTTACAACTatacttttatttgtttttatttattaaatttgttggcCGCTATCTCACAAAGATGGGTTACCAAGAGGCCTCTAAAATGCTAAAAGCAGGGAATGAAGTTGACTCTTCTCCCCTGTTGCTGGCTTCCAATATTTAAGTGTACATTGTTTCTGAATATAAAGTTTCCATTAAACTATACATTAAGCAAtcataggttttaaaaaaaacctttcaaagcTATTATCTTTTACAAAGCCTTGGGTTTTATCAATCATCCTACATCAAAATTAAGCATATGAGTTCAATGTATACATTTACAACACCCATGTAATACTCCTAGCATACAATTATTCAGGACTAATGCGCCATAAGGCTATTTCGTATGCGTGACCTCCAGATACACCAATCCCATAATCCTCAATTGTTACACAAGCAAATAATAGAAAATTAATCTCCAACACAATTTGGAAACACCAGGTTGTGAAGGTTCTTCCAACACCTTCACAATTTTCAAAATGTGGGCCACACATTACAGTTTTACACATTAACGTAATACTTGGATTTTATTAGGAAAGGGTTTATAAACAATTTTACAATCAGCAAGTTTAGCTGGTggctcaagggcagccccaacaCCTTTAACTGACACGTTGAAAGACGTTGCGTTGCTGTGAATCCTGCCGTATGGTATATATCCATCACCACTTACTTTTCAGGCACTTCAGAAAGGTGGGAATGCAACCCCCAACATCTCCAGTTGGTTGGCAATCAGGATACTGTAATgcaagaacaaatgataaaatgggcacagaactttggctataatattgaattaagacaaatgggaaaaattttggggaataaatttaaaaatgacattatcagttgcatacaaggaaaaccagtacacaatgttttacagatggcacctggcaccaacaaggttagctgaAATTTTAACAaacacctccccaaaatgctggaaatgtgaatcaatacacatattaccatttatggtggacctgtgaggaggcaaaaattttttggaaaaggatcaaaaattgg contains:
- the CCDC130 gene encoding coiled-coil domain-containing protein 130, which gives rise to MGERKGVNKYYPPDFDPAKHGSLNKYRNSHPLRERARKLSQGILIIRFEMPYNIWCDGCQNHIGMGVRYNAEKKKVGNYYTTPIFRFRMKCHLCPNYIEMQTDPASCDYVIVSGARRKEERWDAEASEQVMATAHEEKQKLETDPMYRLEHGTQDQSKLQRALPTLQNIQEAQSAWKDDFALNSRLRRKFREEKKVLQEEEKKDLALQARANLSIPLVQEAEEDRHLAALLKYQSLDSYEDRQKQKRNEIVDRPWFSSSKTNDTLKKLAFVGRSPSSKSLVPLNSLGVVCRKSRDAKQTPSEGESNASDAPAQVNRQDSGASEMPFDSPARPSGGSQKAERSPPSTFAASLVADYSDSASGSDAEL